The Stenotrophomonas maltophilia genome segment CGTACGTCCATCCCGGACAAGAACATCTCTGGGTTGAGATTCCACTCTTCGGGTCTCCTTATCCGCCAGACGATGACGGACTAGAGGTAGCCTCGCGCCTTATTCGCGCACGAATCAGCGAGCTTATCAGCGCGAGCAACGAAACTCGCCGAACAGAGCCGCATTGAACATGCGTCGGCCCTGCAGCTATCCGCGACCGCCATGGCGGCGTTCGGCCCTCAACCCTATGAACGGCCGACGCTATACTGGGCGCAAGCCGTCCCGGCATGTCCTTCCATACACTACGGCTCTTTCTGTAGCCGAAATCGCGTACTGAATGAAGCGCCAGGTCGGCCGAAGTTCGGTGTGCTATCGACCACCTGGAGCGCTATGACCACAAGGACCTTGCAACTGGTTCGAGCCTCAAGTAATCAGCCAATGTCGGGGAATTGTTACTCGTGCAGCGCAGGCGCCGACCCAAGGCCGCTCCAACCTCTAGCTCGCCCGGCTGCGCAATCGCTTAGCCTTCAGCATGGCCATTGGACTAACGGTGGGCACTGGTACTAGCGTGGTCAGGTGCTGTTCTAATCCCAATGCCTTGAGGACAGAGATCAGCGTGTGAACCGTTGATCCTTGCCCACTCTCAAGCTGCACCAATGCTCTGCGAGAGATCCCGGCTTTATCGGCCAACGCTGCCTGGGACACGTTGGAGAGAAGGCGACGCGCCCTCAACCGCTTTCCCAGGGCTTCCGCAATCTCTTCAGGAGACTGGACTGGCATGTGACTCATTTGCGCGCAAAAGTGCTCATTAGGGCCTCTCTTCACAGGTTGTGCGCGGAATGCTGCGCAATCCCAGCCTCTCCGTGCCCCGTAAAAATGGCAATGAAAGCAAGGCAGCGCCCCATTGTTACACTCGGATAAGGGCAGCCAGCTTAGCGGTTCCGACTAATGCTCGCACTGTAGCGACCATCATGTCCTCCCGAGGGCAAGCGGGCGGCCGCCATGACCATGCGGCGGCCGAGTTCTTCTCTAGTGCTAGCGCCTCGGAGCCGGTGCTCCTGAGGAGGTCGGGCTACGTGCCATTTAGTGCTGGACGCTATTTCTTAGGCGTCTAAGATCATCGATAGCACAGCTTCCGGGCGCCTCAGCGCGGTGCACGACGTCCACCTATCCCATGAGGGCTACCAGAGACGGTTGAGCCTGTACCTCAATGGCACAGTGGTTGACCGGAGAACGAGCACCGTTGACCGCACGATTGCTATTGGCGCGTCGCTCTCAGGCTTCGTCACACGGCCGGATGACGAGCTAGGCCTATCCATCGCAACCAGCCATCTGAACAGCCGGGTTTCAGCAGACCGCCGCTTGCGGGAAGTCTACGGATCTGGCGTCCGGCCAGGCAACGATGAGTTCGCGGCGGAGTTCTACTACCGAGTGAAACTCGGGCCGCACCTGTCATTCAGCCCAGATCTCCAGTGGATCAAAAGGCCCGGCGGCAACGGAGACCGTGGAGATGTCGTCATCATCGGTGCCCGTACGTCCGTATCGTTCTGAGGCCGCTAGAAGCGTAGGTAGGTGATCATCCGCTTGCGCGCCATCGGTTCTGCACGCCTTTCGGCGTAAGTAGCTTACTTCAGAACCAAAAACATGTCTGACGGTAGTGCCCGTATCGCTTGCTAGTTCCCCCTCAAGTTCTCTACTTCATTTGGGCGGCGACAGAGCCTCCCATATGAAGCTCGTGTGAGCTGGCATGAGATTCCTTATGGCAATAATGCTCAAAAAGCGACCGCAGCCAATCTAGTCATCCACGACTTCCTGAGGACGTACGCATGCGGCTTACTAGCGCGACCATTCTTGCCAGCTCCGTCTTTCTGACTGCCGTTTCGACGTCATACGCCGAGGACATTCTGGTGGAAGGCGGATATGTGATGACGATGGATCCCGGCGTCGGCGATCTAGAACAGACTGACGTTCTGATAAAGGGAGGACGCATTGTTGCCATCGGCAGAGGCCTCAAGGCGGGCACCGCTAGGCGCATCCAAGCAAAGGGTGCGATCGTGTTGCCGGGATTCGTTGACACCCACTCCCATCTTTACGTCACGACAATGCGTGGTCAGTTCCGGAACAAGGAAGGTCAGTTCTTTCCTGTGAGCTCGAAGCTTGCAGGATCAATGACACCACATGATGTCGAAACCGCAATGCATCTTGGTGCACTGGAGCTGATCAGCAGCGGAATCACCACCACGGCAGACTTATTCGACAACGTTATTGGCCCCGCGCATGGGGAGGCGGGATTGCGCGCACTTCAGCGATCTGGAATTCGTGGGACGCTGTACTACGGGGGACCAGATAAGACCACGAAGCACCCGATGAATCTCGATCAACTTCGCTCTATTGCCTCTAGGCTGGACAAGAGTGCCCAAGTGGGCGTCGGCTTGGCGTGGCGGCTACCACGTAATCGTACCGATGCTCGCAACTGGGCCATGCGTCAGCAAGAGTTCGATACAGCAAATGAGCTGGGACTGCCTATCCAGGTGCATGTGAGTGGCGAACCTGGCCCAATGCTTGATGCACTCATTGAGCGTGAGTACCTATATCCAAACCTGACCGTGGTTCATGCCCCGGATGCCAGCGCGGAACAACTCAGAGTTCTAGAGGCAGCTGGCAGCAGCCTGGCCGTGACGCCTATCAGCGAACAGCGCGTTGGATACGGATTAACCCGCTTTGATCAGTTCGCACTCGTCAGTAAGCAAGGGCTCGGCATCGATGGTAATTCGCTAGCTGGCAGCGCGGAGATGTTCGCCACCATGAGACTTGCATCCCTTACCTGGAGTGGCGGGGCACGTAGCGAAACGGCACCGGATGCGCGGTCCTTGCTTGAATTGGCAACGATAGGCGGCGCAGAGGTCGTCGGTATGGCAAGCGAAATTGGCACACTGTCCGTGGGTAAGCGCGCTGACCTGCAGATCATCCGCTTGGACTCGTTGAATCTCGCAGGCTTTGGCGGCGGAGACCCTTCAGCCTTGCTGGTCCACTCGGCACACCCAAGCGACGTTGACACAGTGATAATCGGCGGACGGGTAGTCAAGATCGATGGCGACTTGGTCGATGTAGATCGACCCAAGCTTCTGCAGGATGCGGAAGGATCTGCGCGTGCTCTTACGTCAAGGGTAGCGGAACGCGATTGATAGCCTTCGAGGACATCCACGTCCCAGCTAGTAGTGCTAAGTGCTATCCCCAATAGAGGGCTCGAGAGATTGGTGGGAACACGCCCCGCGAGAGGAAATGAATAGGTGCATGGCCTGCCTTGACTCCATGGCCTCCAATGGCAGCTCGATTCTCAATCGATAGCAGATTGATCTTGCATAGGCGATCTGGGCTTTGGTTGGCCGCTTTATGTCCCAGTCCAGTAGCTCCGGCACCAGGCGCGAGAATTCGGCAGCCAGTCGCCTCGAGATCGCACCTGAATGGCCTCCCTGCTGGAGCTTCTCGAGCTGACGACGTAGGTCGAGCTCCGACTCTTTGGTTAGGGAGAGCTCCAACGTGAACTCTGAGTCTGAATCCACCAAGAAGAAGCTCATTTCAGCACCCCAGCAGGTTACGGGACAGTCACCAGCGCCAAGGCCTCGATCACCAGTGCCGGCCGGACGCTACCGTAAGTACTGTAGACCAAAAGTACTGCACGACGAAAGCTTAGGGCGTGAAAGCGCCACCGCCCCAGCAAGCTCTAGGGACTGCCATTAAGGAGGGCAGGCTGGCGCTGGGCGTCTCCCAGGAAGAGTTTGCAGCTCAACTCGGTATGCATCGGACGCAGCTTGGCCATATCGAGCAAGGCAAGAAGGACTGCCGGCTCTCCACGATCATCCGGATTGCAACGGCTCTGGATGTGCCGGCTTCGTCCTTACTTACATCAGCTGGCCTTTGATGGGCCAACCAGTCACGCCAGCAAGTTGGCGCTAGCACGCGGGGTCGTGACGTTAGCGACACGACTACCGATGAGGATCCAACTATCGAACTAGCTTCGGTCCTTTGTCGGTACGCCGCTTGAGCCTGTCACTACGCGCACGCTCCTGCGCGAGCTTCTCGCGAACATCTGTCAGCTCGCAGGCCAGCTCCCCACACAGCGTTGTAAGTACCTTCACTTTCGCCTTCTCAGATTCATATCTGACTCTCAACATCTCCAGCTTCAGAGCATCAGCCGCCCGGGCGCTCGGAGCATCCTGCGCAGATACCGCATCATTGAGCTTGCCCAAGGCCACTCTGTGTGATTTATAGAAAGCTTGTCTACTGATACCGCATGCGGAAGCGATGGAGACCACCGTAGGCTTAGGGCCACCCGCCCTCCAGCGAGCAATCTGCGCCTCAGTCTCGGCTAGAACTATCTGGCGCATCAGAGGCTACTCCCTATTTTCTTCAGGATCAGCTCCGTCGAAGCCAGGCGCTCTTCAGCAATGCGACGAGACTGCTCGGGAATTCCCCTCAGCTTGAGGAAACTGATCAGATCTTGCCTTCGCAACTCCCACCAAGGGGCGTGCTTGGCTGTAGCCGTAAAGTTGAGACAACCAGCACATGTGGAAGGAGTGCGCTTGCCGGGATTTGGGCCATTCGCATCGCCGTCACAGCGACTTCGCGCCTCGCGATAGAAGCAATAGCCCCAGTCGCAAGGACCGAGTACCACACCGGCACCCAGCATCCTCATCACTTCAAGATTTGTCGATGCTCGCTCCAAGACCCCGTTCATCCGTGAAATGCTTTCCGCGATAACAGGTGTAGGCAAGTTCGTATAGACGTGCTCAGCACTAATCAAATCATCCATAGCGCTCACTACCTCATTTGCGTTCTCCTCCTCAAGCAAAGTTGAGAGATCACGATCCAGACCAACATAGTAGGTGTCAGTGATCCTGGCTTCCAAGTGTCCGTACTGATATGCCAGAGCACCCAAACTCGAGCGGTCGCGCCGCGCAATGAAGCGCGCCATGAATCGGCGTAATGGTCGAAAGTTCAATTTCTCAGAATCAAGCCCAGGAATACTAGCCTCAGCGAATGCTCTCATGCTCCTGCGGAGTGCAACATAGCCATCGACTCTAGCACCACGCTGATCATCTCGAGCTTCAGCCGGTCCGCGTCCTCTATACATATTCAGCACGAAGAGCGCGGCGGTCCCGACATGATCACGAATCGGGCGCCCCAATCGCTCCAAGAATGCAATTGCGTCAGAGACTGCTGGCGCTGCGACCCATTCATGCGGCCTACCAGATTTGCTCAGAACCCCTTCGATCAAATCGGAGGTCTCTGCACCCGCCGGCATACCGAGCGCATTGGATGGCTTTACGCTTGCAGTCGTGAGCCGACGAGATTCGGATGGCCTCATGGAACTGAGCAAAGATATAATGAAGATCGCCGCTCCCTCAGCGATCTTCAGCATTATTTGCTCGCCATAGCCAACTCTTGGATCCAACTTAGCTAGAGCTTTTGACCTGAAACCATTGAAGGGCAAAGATCGCTTAGCGATGTAGAAGGAGTTCATCCTTCGGCCTGCTGAGCACAGCCTCCCAGCCTCTATCGCCATTACCTCACCCATGAAGGCTTCTATTGTGGGCCCATCTTCCTCTATTAGCTTGATTGCATCTGCCAAGAGCATGAGACATTCCTGCTCACTCAGGTCGTCATCCACCTTTCTTTTCTTAGCTGCAACTGATGCCTCCTTCGACATCCTTTTTCCTACGCGGACCATCTCTGCGCGCACTACTGCAGACACATCTCCCACGTTGAGTAGAAAATCCTCGACACAGATGAATTTGGCCCGCATCCGAGTAGCACCCGCCTCCACACGGCCGACTGCGCGACTAGCATCGGTCCATGGGCAAATGAGCTCGGGACTCAGATCGCTTGGCGAATCCACGCCTTCCTCATAACACCAAACGGCAAAGCTTCTAAGGACGATAAATCGTTCGTAGAGGACAAGAGCATAGCGTGTCGATCGTTCCAGCCTACCAAGCATAGCAAGTGCCAAATAGATCTTTATCGGCACTTTCCAGCCATCAGGGATGCACGAGAAATCGAGCCTTCGCGTCTCCACAATCCCGTCGATAACGTTTCGTCTGAGGAACCACTCATCATCCTCGAAGTTGATACCGAGACCGTCGAGAGACAATTCGCTGACCGGCGGCGTGGCTTGGCGCAAGGATTTCATGGCTACTCCAGACCAATAACAGGGACAGATACGGAGAGCTTCTCTGCTTCACGAAGAACCACTTTCGTAACCCTGCCAAGCAACGCAGACAGGATTTCGTGCGAATTCTCGTACGCGTGCTTGTACCTGGCAGCCACGTCACGAGAGGTCACCGCCAGTCTCTTGATTTCGTCAAGTTCCCGTTGAGCAGCAATCATGCGTGCAACGTGCCGCGGACTATCCAGCACAGCTACGCTATTGGGGCAGAAGGCGCAGTAAAGGAAATCCAGGCACTTCTGACCCTTCTTGGATGCGGGCGCTTCACCTGAGAGCGCGTCGGTGCAGTCGTAACCCTGGGTAGTCTCGTAGTTTCTTGGATGCAAGCCCACCGCTTTTGCGGACTGGACTACCTTCCCCATAAATCCCAACAATTTCGCTTGTGCGGCCCCCTTGCGCTCAGGCGACCTAATATAGAGGCCGGTGGTCTTGGAATTCTTGTGCTGAAGCTCGGATTGGACTCGCTCAATCTTCTCGCCTCGATTCCCAAGGAGCCTCGCGCCGGACAACCTCAAGTCAACAAAATTGAAGTCGGGTAGGCCATGCCGGTCTATGAACAGCGCCAGTTCGTTGTGCCATGACTGAATCGACACGCGACCTATGCTGCCACGACACAAACTAAGGAAGACCGTGTCCGCACGAGCACCCGCAGCGATACGAAGTACCGAAGTGAATTCGACTACCTCGCCGATCAATTTTGGGATGGCGTACGCACCTTCGGTACTGACTGAAGCCGAGCTCTGCTCAGTCGCCCTGAATTTATCCCAGGTGAATTCTTTCTTTAATGGGTCGACGGCATGATCACTGATGCAATCAACGCATAAGGCCATCAAACCCCCAGGATTCCCGCCCGTTTCGATTGCTATGTACAGCAGGTATGGGATGTAGTCGCAGATCTCTAGAAATAGGTACCTCTTTAGAGGCCGGTACTTTACGCTGTATGGCGTAAAGCCCGCCGCACAGAGATTTATCTTTCCGAGTACGCCTTGGGCCATCCCTCGGCGCATGCCATCTAGGTCAGCTCTATCCTTGGCTGTAAGGCATTGCACATCAGCTCCATTTGCCAATGACGCCATCACCCTTGTACGCGCCCTTACCTCATCGATCCCCTTCTTTGAAGCGATGAGAATGCCACGCATCTCCTCTTCGGAAAGGATGTTTTCTCGAGAACACTCCTCTTCCCTCTGGAACTGACCTCGGGGGAAGTATATGTTCATCCATGTCACCGAGTTCTCGGTGTCGTTAGTGGCGAGCCAAGCATATATCTGTCGAAGCAGGTTAAAATGGCTTCCCCCAGTCTTTAGCAAGAGCCTCGCCTTAAGCCACTCCGCGTATCTCTGCGAGATCGTAGAGGACCTCATATTCTTCCACGGGT includes the following:
- a CDS encoding amidohydrolase family protein, with amino-acid sequence MRLTSATILASSVFLTAVSTSYAEDILVEGGYVMTMDPGVGDLEQTDVLIKGGRIVAIGRGLKAGTARRIQAKGAIVLPGFVDTHSHLYVTTMRGQFRNKEGQFFPVSSKLAGSMTPHDVETAMHLGALELISSGITTTADLFDNVIGPAHGEAGLRALQRSGIRGTLYYGGPDKTTKHPMNLDQLRSIASRLDKSAQVGVGLAWRLPRNRTDARNWAMRQQEFDTANELGLPIQVHVSGEPGPMLDALIEREYLYPNLTVVHAPDASAEQLRVLEAAGSSLAVTPISEQRVGYGLTRFDQFALVSKQGLGIDGNSLAGSAEMFATMRLASLTWSGGARSETAPDARSLLELATIGGAEVVGMASEIGTLSVGKRADLQIIRLDSLNLAGFGGGDPSALLVHSAHPSDVDTVIIGGRVVKIDGDLVDVDRPKLLQDAEGSARALTSRVAERD
- a CDS encoding carbohydrate porin; its protein translation is MHDVHLSHEGYQRRLSLYLNGTVVDRRTSTVDRTIAIGASLSGFVTRPDDELGLSIATSHLNSRVSADRRLREVYGSGVRPGNDEFAAEFYYRVKLGPHLSFSPDLQWIKRPGGNGDRGDVVIIGARTSVSF
- a CDS encoding helix-turn-helix domain-containing protein yields the protein MSHMPVQSPEEIAEALGKRLRARRLLSNVSQAALADKAGISRRALVQLESGQGSTVHTLISVLKALGLEQHLTTLVPVPTVSPMAMLKAKRLRSRAS
- a CDS encoding helix-turn-helix domain-containing protein yields the protein MKAPPPQQALGTAIKEGRLALGVSQEEFAAQLGMHRTQLGHIEQGKKDCRLSTIIRIATALDVPASSLLTSAGL